The window AGTACCCGATTCGTTATTGAATAATCCTGTTCTTTTATGATATATTATCCGTAACCTGAAACAGAATAATGAATCATCTGTCGGGTTGAAACCGTATGAAAGAGTTTTATGGAATCATGCATGACAGGAAAAAACATAAAAAATATCCGACAATCGGTCTCCTTGTCGATTGGGCCGGCAATTCATATGGCATAAAAATATGGAATGGTGCCTCTGATTTCGCCCTGGCGCATAATGCGAATCTTATCTGCTTTATCGGGGGTGCACTCAATACGCCGTACAGACACGAACGTCAGCGAAACAGTCTTTACGAACTTATCAACGCAGACAATATCGACGGCCTCATCATCTGTACCTCCCTTATTTCCCACTATGTCAGCGAAAGCGAATTGCAGGAATTCTGCTCCCGGTTCAAGCCCCTGCCGCTTATCAGTATCGGTAAACAACTTGAAGGTATATCGTCGCTTATCATCGATAATGTGTGCGGCATGAAAGAAATAATGAATCATCTTATCGCGATCCATGGATACAAACGCATCGCTTTTATCAATGGACCCGAAGAACGCAAGGACGCCCTCGAACGTTTCCTCGTTTACAAGGAAATTCTCGCGAACAATGGCCTCGATTTCGATCCGGAACTCATCGTTCCGGGCGACTATTGCATGACGGCCGGCCAGACCGCCGTTCAGGTACTGTTCGAGGAGCGCGGACTCGGGATCGACGCGATCGTCGCGGCAAATGATGCGATGGCTTCGGGAGCGATCGCCGCATTACGGGAACGTGATATCCATGTGCCCGGAGATATCGCCGTCGTCGGCTTTGACGACATCGAGGCCGATCACACATTCGCCCCCTCCCTCACCACCGTCCGCCAGCCGCTTTATGAAGTGGGAAGCAAGGCTGCACACATTATTCTCAATGCAATCGAAGGAAACGTCGGATACGTTCACGAAACGTTCCGGACCGAACTCATTATCCGGGAATCGTGCGGCTGTTTTTCACCGATACTCTCCTATTCGGGGCCACAGAACAAGAAAACGAGAAAACCTCTGCCGGAAATCGAACAGCGTCATGATTTCCTCAATGAAATGAACAAAATTCTTGTTCCCTCCCTTATTAAATTTTACGACTACGATTACGCGAAACTGGAAATAACGATAGAACATCTTTTAAAATCATTTTATTCCGAATTGCTCGGCAAAAAGACAGGGGCGTTCATCACTGCATGGAACGAAATTCTCCTTGAAGCCATTCAGGCGGGAAACAGGATCGGCGCCTGGCGGGAACTCCTTTCCCTCCTTCACCGTTATGGCCTCGTCTTGATACAAGATGAAGATGTCAGAAAAAAGGCCACCCAGCTTATACATCGCGCGAAAGAAATCATTGCCGACACGGAAGACAAGGTATCGCAGTATAAACGGCTTCGCACCGCCAAAGAGACCATGGCCGTGCAGGCGATCGGGGAGGAACTTTTCACGACAGTCGGATTGAGCGAACTGGTCGAATTACTCGAACGCAACTTTCCGCGATTGGGAATCAAAAGCTGCTATCTTTCCCTCACGGAGGAAGAAGAATATCTTGACGGCTGTTCCCGCGCAATCCTTGCATTTAACGAAAACGGGAGAATCGACCTCGGCGAAGAGGGTATTATCTATCCTTCGACGAAACTGGCGCCAAAGAAATTGCTCCCTTCGAACCGGTGTTATTCCATGATGGTCGAAGCCCTGTATCAGAAAGACAAACAGCGGGCGATTCTCATGCTCGAGATTCCTCCCCAGGAAGGGGTGGTATACAAAATTTTAAGCCGAAGGCTCGGGAGCGCCCTCAAGGGTGTTCTTCTGCTTCATCAGATCCAGCGCCAAACCAAAATACTCGCTTTGACCAATAAAAAACTCAAACAGGAGATCATCGACCGGAAACGCGCCGAGACCGCATTACGGGAAAGTGAAAAACGCCTGCGGGCGATTATCGAGGCGAATCCCATTCCGCTGGTTATTTACAGGGAATCCGATGAAAAGATTCTCTACACGAACAAATATTTTCACATTACATTTGGGACGAATTTTGCGCTTCTCAAAAACAGAACGATTTCAGATTTTTTCAATGATCCTCAGGATACCGCACAGCTTCACAAGGAATTGAAGAATACCTATTTCAACCAACAGCGATTTATCAGAAATACCGAGTTTTGCATGAAAAAAGACGATGGAAGTCTTTTCTGGGTCGTTATCTCCGTGGAGACACTTATCTTTAACGGAGAATCGGCGATAATAGCCGGGTTTTACGATATTACCGATAGAAAAAGACTCGAAAAGGAAATACTCGAGATCAGCGGGAGGGAACAGCACCGTATAGGGCAGGAACTCCATGACGGGCTGGGCCAGCAACTCTCCGGTATCGCCCTCATGTGTCAGGCACTTCAGGATGATCTGAAAAACGGCAATGCCAGCCTGAAAAAAGACATGGAAGAGATCATCAATCATGTTCATCTCTCTCTCGAACAAACGAGAAGCCTTGCATACGGACTTTTCCCCGTTCATCTTGAAGAAAACGGTATACTTTGCGCCCTTAACGATCTTTCCGAAAAAACCAGAAATCAATTCAGAATAAAATGCGGCTTCGAATATAAAGGAGATGTCGCAATCAAGGATAATTCCGTTGCCCTCCATCTTTTTCGTATTGCACAGGAGGCGGTGCATAACGCGGTAAAGCACGCGCATCCTCATAACATTTCGATCGAACTATCTCGTAAAAACGGCAGAATCTCCCTCAGCGTCAAGGACGACGGCAAGGGTTTCCCCGATTCAATCGACAGCAAGGGGATGGGACTCAAAATAATGCGCTACCGTGCCAATATAATCGGCGGCAAACTTTATATTCAGAGTAAAAATCACACCGGCACACTTGTTACCTGCACGATCGACACGGACCAACCATTGTCGAAATAACTGTAAGGCTTATAAGGATATTTCTAAGGCAATCTTTTTTATGACATCCGTTTGAATATTCGGCAAGCCGTAACGCTTACAATCTGTTACTGGTAATCCAATTGATTGCATACTTACGCAATTCAAATGAATTATTAATATGTAATTTGCCTTTGATATGATGTTTGTATGTTTCGATTGTCTGGACACTCAGATTGAGTTCATCAGCGATCTGGACGGGCTTCAAACCTTCACCGATAAGCTGAAATACCTCGAACTCCCTGTTGCTCAAGGTATCGATCGGATCCTTTTTTTCGATATTTTCCCTCTTCAGCATACCCATCAGCAATTTTTCTCCGATCTGTTTACTGACATATATTTTTCCGTCAAAAAACTGCCTGAGTGCTTCGAGCATTTCAGACGGCATCGACCGTTTCATGATATACCCGTTCGCACCGGCGTCCAGCGCGCGTTTCGCATATATTTCTTCGTCATACATCGAGACGACCAGCACCGATAATTGCGGATACCGCTCCTTCACTATTTTCGTCAACTCGAGTCCGCTGACGCCATTCAGGGAAATATCGATAATCGCATAGTTGTAGGTACCGGCATCGAGCTTGCTTAACGCTTCATGGGTATTGCCCGCCTCATCGATATGCTTTATCCCTATTTCTTTCCGGATAAGTTTGATAATCCCGATACGGAAAACGGGATGATCGTCGACCACAATAACCCTCGGCGTTTCTTTTTTTATTAATTTCACGTACTCCATCCATTCTTTTACGTTGCGTTCCCGTCTTTATTCTCGGTTCGGTTACCGGATCGGGAACAGCTTTCAACGCATTATTTCTTCACTATTTTTTAACTTCCTACCAGATTCAATCATATTTTGACTGTAACAAGAATCGGCGATACATTTGTTTTTCAAATAAGGATTTATCCCATTCAAAACATAAGTGTTTTCACAGAGGTTTCGCCCCGCATCGTCTGCGCGCATACCCTTTATCCCTATCGGGGAATACCGTACCGTCATTGCGTCTTTCTCAGCCGAACCGGATGGTCAAAAACAGTCATTGCGTTCTTGACCCCGTTTGTTTTTCCGGATATGATTGTGCCATGGACAGGGTGGCGCTCATCACCGACATCGACACGGAACCGGGTTCTTCCCTCTTGAAATATTGTTATTCCGATTATACTCATATTATCGGAACCGTCTCTTCTTCCGGCAGTAATTTCGCGCTCACCGATATGCCTGACGAACGGCTCGAGGTTGTCGAATGGAAAAAACGTTCTCCTTTTGAAGCCAAAAACATTCTGCTTTCGATCATTAAAAAATATAAAGCACTCGACGATGCCTTTATCATCCATTCATGTACGGCGGATGAAACACCGATTCACGACCTCGATATCGCGTATATCGACATGACTATCGATATATGGCTGAAACAGTACATCTTTCTTTGCCGTGAAATCCTTTCATATTTTTTAAACGGCGGAAACGGGTTCATGCTTTTGGTCAACAATATCGCTTACAAGCACGAAAACGGAAACGCCGCCCTCTTCGAATCGATTCATTATGGTTTCGACGGATTCATGCGGGACCTTGTGACGTTCTGCAAGAAATCGAATGTAAGAATCAACGGCATCACAGCGATATCACCGGATAGTAAATCACTTTCCGGCTATATAGAAAAGCTTCTTTCTGCAAAGTTCAGGGATATGTCGGGGAAAATCATGACATTCGGAAAGAACAAGAGACGTTTCCCTTTTTAGCGTCATTCGCTCACGTTTCCCTTTCCCTCTGCATCGGCATCATTATCGTCACCCGTATTCCGCGACATTCCGCCTTTTACCGTCTTTTTTGCCATATAATCGATAATCCGCCTGTTATACTCCGCCGGGACATTTTTCTCGTCGAAATTGATACCCAGGGCGATAAAATCTTCATGCTCCTTCATTTCTTCACACCTCAGAATTGTTCCCTGAATCTTGCATGCCCCCGTATATTCGAACAGAAGGATACCGAGAACCACCTTTTTACCCTCGAATTGTTCCGATTTTCCCGCCACGATGACCTTGGCACCGGAAAGTGAAAGATCGCGAAGCAGGCATTTTACCTTGAAATCTTCTCCGAGCAAAACTCCCTGGGTATTTTGAATCTTGAGCATACGCAGGGATTCTGGTGTAATGGTTATCCGCTCGTGACGCCGCTTTTTGACGGTCGATCCGGCTTCAATCAATTTTCCCAGAATCGCTATAAGGTCATCGGGCGGTTTCTGCATATAGCTGAGGTTGATGAAATACAGATTGGGATTTTTCGATATAAAGGGGTTGTACCCGTCGATTTTCGTCTGAATAAAAAAACAGAGAGGATTGGAATTATCCGGCCTGTGAAAAGCGAGCCTCAGGGTTACCTTTTTATTATTATGATTCACCTTGTCGAAAAAGCTTTTGGTTACCTGCGCGATCACCTGAGCCCTTACCATTGATGATGAGTTCAGAATACACGGGAAGGTGTCCTTACCGCATTTCATATAAATTTCCTTAGGCAAAATCCGGGTAAACTCGATAACCTTTTTATTAAAGGTTATATCGATTTCCCGATATTTTTCAAAAAATTGCTGTATTCTGTGTAATGTTAACGGTGACATAGCTCTTACCATTAATGTATATATATAAGCTTGTTATTGTCAAGGAAAAGAGAAAGTTTACGATAGAGAGCCCAAATCATTATGAAACACGAAACACCCAGATTTATCCATTACCATTATACACCTCATCCCTAACCCGGTTCCACGGAAAATCCTTTTGCGATGCCGCTTAATGCTTTATATTTCCCATACAAACAATCGTATCTTTTTTTTGCCTCATCCATGGCATAAAATCGTTCTCTGATTCTCACCATATTCTCTGCCGCTTCAATCGGGTTTCCGTA of the Spirochaetales bacterium genome contains:
- a CDS encoding substrate-binding domain-containing protein, with translation MKEFYGIMHDRKKHKKYPTIGLLVDWAGNSYGIKIWNGASDFALAHNANLICFIGGALNTPYRHERQRNSLYELINADNIDGLIICTSLISHYVSESELQEFCSRFKPLPLISIGKQLEGISSLIIDNVCGMKEIMNHLIAIHGYKRIAFINGPEERKDALERFLVYKEILANNGLDFDPELIVPGDYCMTAGQTAVQVLFEERGLGIDAIVAANDAMASGAIAALRERDIHVPGDIAVVGFDDIEADHTFAPSLTTVRQPLYEVGSKAAHIILNAIEGNVGYVHETFRTELIIRESCGCFSPILSYSGPQNKKTRKPLPEIEQRHDFLNEMNKILVPSLIKFYDYDYAKLEITIEHLLKSFYSELLGKKTGAFITAWNEILLEAIQAGNRIGAWRELLSLLHRYGLVLIQDEDVRKKATQLIHRAKEIIADTEDKVSQYKRLRTAKETMAVQAIGEELFTTVGLSELVELLERNFPRLGIKSCYLSLTEEEEYLDGCSRAILAFNENGRIDLGEEGIIYPSTKLAPKKLLPSNRCYSMMVEALYQKDKQRAILMLEIPPQEGVVYKILSRRLGSALKGVLLLHQIQRQTKILALTNKKLKQEIIDRKRAETALRESEKRLRAIIEANPIPLVIYRESDEKILYTNKYFHITFGTNFALLKNRTISDFFNDPQDTAQLHKELKNTYFNQQRFIRNTEFCMKKDDGSLFWVVISVETLIFNGESAIIAGFYDITDRKRLEKEILEISGREQHRIGQELHDGLGQQLSGIALMCQALQDDLKNGNASLKKDMEEIINHVHLSLEQTRSLAYGLFPVHLEENGILCALNDLSEKTRNQFRIKCGFEYKGDVAIKDNSVALHLFRIAQEAVHNAVKHAHPHNISIELSRKNGRISLSVKDDGKGFPDSIDSKGMGLKIMRYRANIIGGKLYIQSKNHTGTLVTCTIDTDQPLSK
- a CDS encoding response regulator transcription factor, which codes for MKLIKKETPRVIVVDDHPVFRIGIIKLIRKEIGIKHIDEAGNTHEALSKLDAGTYNYAIIDISLNGVSGLELTKIVKERYPQLSVLVVSMYDEEIYAKRALDAGANGYIMKRSMPSEMLEALRQFFDGKIYVSKQIGEKLLMGMLKRENIEKKDPIDTLSNREFEVFQLIGEGLKPVQIADELNLSVQTIETYKHHIKGKLHINNSFELRKYAINWITSNRL
- a CDS encoding PilZ domain-containing protein, with the protein product MKCGKDTFPCILNSSSMVRAQVIAQVTKSFFDKVNHNNKKVTLRLAFHRPDNSNPLCFFIQTKIDGYNPFISKNPNLYFINLSYMQKPPDDLIAILGKLIEAGSTVKKRRHERITITPESLRMLKIQNTQGVLLGEDFKVKCLLRDLSLSGAKVIVAGKSEQFEGKKVVLGILLFEYTGACKIQGTILRCEEMKEHEDFIALGINFDEKNVPAEYNRRIIDYMAKKTVKGGMSRNTGDDNDADAEGKGNVSE